A part of Vulpes lagopus strain Blue_001 chromosome 4, ASM1834538v1, whole genome shotgun sequence genomic DNA contains:
- the LOC121488760 gene encoding taste receptor type 2 member 143-like, with protein sequence MSSSPTLIFMVIFFLESLAAMLQNGFMVTVLGREWVRRRTLPAGDMIVASLAASRFCLHGVAILNNLLIFFGFYFVRDYYNTLWHFVNTLTLWLTAWLAVFYCVKVAVFSHPVFFWLKWRISRLVPRLLLGSLVLVGLTVISSAIVTGILKQMIASKSSQGNSTWAERVQAFYRSFHLFDVMLMWSVPFLLFLVSMLLLVFSLCRHLGLMRNYRQDPCDPSTRVHTMALKSLVFFLVFYTSYFLSLVVVAIEITNFQSHWYWAWEVVTYASICLHSSMLVLSSPKLRKVLMTRLWKALDKG encoded by the coding sequence ATGTCCTCCTCACCTACATTGATCTTCATGGTCATCTTCTTCCTGGAGTCGTTGGCTGCAATGCTGCAGAATGGCTTCATGGTTACTGTGTTGGGCAGGGAGTGGGTGCGACGCCGGACGCTGCCTGCAGGTGACATGATTGTGGCCTCCCTGGCTGCCTCCCGGTTCTGCCTGCATGGGGTGGCCATCCTGAACAACCTCTTGATCTTCTTTGGTTTTTACTTTGTAAGGGACTATTACAACACCCTCTGGCACTTCGTCAACACTCTCACTCTCTGGCTCACTGCCTGGCTTGCTGTCTTCTACTGTGTGAAGGTCGCCGTCTTCTCTCACCCTGTCTTCTTCTGGCTGAAGTGGAGGATTTCGCGGTTAGTGCCCAGGCTGCTGCTGGGCTCCCTGGTCTTAGTTGGCCTGACAGTCATCTCATCAGCCATTGTGACTGGAATTCTGAAACAGATGATTGCCTCCAAGAGTTCCCAAGGAAACAGCACCTGGGCTGAGAGAGTACAGGCCTTCTATAGGTCTTTTCATCTATTTGATGTAATGCTTATGTGGTCAGTTCCATTCCTCCTGTTCTTGGTGTCCATGCTCTTGCTCGTGTTCTCACTGTGCCGGCATTTGGGGTTGATGAGGAACTATAGACAGGACCCATGTGATCCTAGCACCCGGGTTCACACGATGGCCCTGAAGTCACTTGTCTTCTTCCTTGTCTTCTACACATCATATTTCCTGTCTCTGGTTGTTGTTGCTATAGAAATAACAAACTTCCAGAGTCACTGGTACTGGGCCTGGGAAGTGGTAACCTATGCAAGCATCTGTCTGCACTCCAGCATGCTGGTGCTAAGCAGCCCCAAACTGAGAAAGGTCCTGATGACCAGGCTTTGGAAAGCTCTGGACAAAGGCTGA